A single genomic interval of Persephonella atlantica harbors:
- a CDS encoding homoserine dehydrogenase encodes MKEINIGIVGYGVVGNGVAKIIEEKTELLHKKSGVKINLKKVFTRNWNKKFPYPLSEEKKACSLEEILEDEDVHIVVELTGGIDFPLRLITDSIRKGKHIVTANKALLAEKGKEIFSLAEEKKIRIGFEAAVAGGIPIIRALREGLVANRITKIYGILNGTTNYILTKMFQEHRDFSSVLKEAQELGYAEADPTLDINGTDAAHKIAILASLSYGGFIDFDGVYIEGIENIDSLDIDLGRELGYTLKLLAIAKSHNGEAEVRVHPTFLPSEHPLAKVDGVFNAVMVEGDSVGETMFYGKGAGSLPTASAVVSDIVDIAKSIALGVGREIEITSMNWEHKQLTLTKAKDFYTRYYVRFTVPDITGILAKIAAVFAKYNISIAAVIQKEKVLSIARRTDEKVVPLVILTHTASENSIQSAIREIGKQSITVEKTVIIRVEDEE; translated from the coding sequence TTGAAAGAGATCAATATAGGAATAGTAGGTTACGGCGTTGTTGGAAATGGTGTTGCAAAAATAATTGAAGAGAAAACAGAGCTCCTACATAAAAAATCAGGGGTAAAAATAAATCTGAAAAAAGTTTTTACCAGAAACTGGAACAAAAAATTCCCATATCCCTTATCAGAAGAAAAAAAGGCTTGCTCCTTAGAAGAGATTTTAGAAGATGAAGACGTGCACATAGTCGTTGAGCTTACAGGAGGAATAGATTTTCCTTTAAGACTAATAACAGATTCTATAAGGAAGGGGAAGCATATAGTAACGGCAAACAAAGCCCTGCTTGCAGAAAAGGGAAAGGAGATATTTTCCCTTGCAGAAGAGAAAAAAATAAGAATTGGATTTGAGGCAGCTGTTGCAGGGGGAATACCTATAATAAGAGCATTAAGGGAAGGACTTGTAGCAAACAGAATAACAAAGATATACGGCATACTAAATGGGACAACAAACTACATTCTTACAAAGATGTTTCAGGAACATAGAGATTTCAGCTCTGTTTTGAAAGAAGCTCAGGAATTAGGATATGCAGAAGCAGACCCAACACTTGACATAAATGGAACAGATGCTGCCCACAAGATAGCCATTTTAGCCTCCCTATCTTACGGCGGTTTTATAGATTTTGACGGCGTTTATATAGAAGGAATAGAGAATATAGACAGTCTTGATATTGACCTTGGAAGGGAACTGGGATACACGCTGAAACTTCTCGCCATAGCTAAAAGCCACAATGGAGAGGCTGAGGTAAGGGTTCATCCAACATTTCTTCCTTCTGAACATCCTCTTGCAAAGGTTGACGGTGTTTTCAATGCGGTTATGGTTGAAGGGGACTCGGTAGGTGAGACAATGTTTTACGGAAAAGGGGCAGGAAGCCTTCCTACAGCCAGCGCTGTTGTCAGTGATATTGTGGATATTGCAAAAAGTATAGCTTTAGGTGTTGGGAGGGAGATAGAAATCACATCTATGAACTGGGAGCACAAACAGCTTACACTGACAAAGGCAAAAGACTTTTATACACGATATTACGTGAGATTTACTGTTCCAGATATCACAGGTATTCTGGCAAAAATAGCGGCAGTCTTTGCAAAGTATAACATAAGTATTGCGGCTGTTATACAGAAAGAAAAGGTTCTTTCGATAGCAAGAAGAACAGATGAAAAGGTTGTCCCCCTTGTTATACTCACACACACAGCCTCAGAAAACAGTATTCAGTCAGCTATAAGAGAGATAGGGAAACAAAGTATAACCGTGGAAAAAACAGTAATAATAAGAGTTGAAGACGAAGAGTAA